The following DNA comes from Flavisolibacter ginsenosidimutans.
TGGACGTGCAAGGCGCCAACACCGCACCGGGAACGCATCTTTGGCAATGGGATAAAAACGGAACGATTGCACAGGATTTTTCGTTTGAAGATGCGGGCGGCGGCTTCTTTTACATCCGCACAAATTGCGGCAATTTGTATTTGACCGTGGACGTGCCGCCACTGGTGACGAAAGGCGGAACAAAAACAGCCGATACGCAAAACTTTTCCATCAAGCAGGATGTGAAATACAAACCATCGGCAATTGATAACGTAGCCAACCGCTTTAAGCCCGAATATCAAAAATGGAAATTGACGAACAACAGCATTACTATTTTGCAGCGAGATTTTTTCGTCATCACCAACGCCTTCTTTACGGCCAAAGTTTTGAAATGTGTGGATGCAACTACTGGTGGCGCGGTTGTACTTGGCGACCCCGATCCTTCGTCGCCCACACAACTGAGCAAAAATGCGTGGAAGGTGACGAGTCCGTTAATCAATCATGACGTTGTGGTGAAGTAAGAAATACACAAGCCTCCTTTTTCTGGAGGCTTGTGTTGTTTAAACAACGCCGCCTCTTTTTAATTCAATCTGCCTTTTTTCTTCGCTTTCCCTTGCTTCGATGACGGCATTTCTTATGGCCTCGCCGGCAATTTCTTTGTTTGGCTCTTTATCAGTTTGTGTTATTTGAGCAAGTGCAGGCTTGTTTTTCGCCTGCTGGTTTCTGTAAAACCACCAGGCCCCCAAAAGAACGAGAAGAATTCCGAAAGCCGTTAGGGCTTGCGAAGTCAATTCCTGTCCCGTTGCATACGTGAGCACAGCTTTACCAAAACTGTCCTTTTCCACTTTTGCGTTCTTTGCAACAGAAGGCAAATGAAGCTTGACTGTTTGCTGTACCAACGTTCCGCTTGCCAACACATCTTCGTTCATTACAAACTCCCGGTCGGAAAGCTTGGTGATGTCGGGCTTTTCAACGTCCAGGTCTGTTTCCCACAAGCCGTTCCGGTTGACAAAGCCAATGCCAAGCGCTTTGAACTTTACGTTGTAGGCACGGTTCATTGCGTCTTCGGTATAACTAAAATCAGTGAGGTAGTATTTTGGCAACTCTCTTTCCATTTGCCTTTTTAGGAGCGAAACGTTTTCGCCGATGGTCTTTTTAAAATTGTCCCACTGCGCGGCTGTTAGTTGCATCGAAACATCAATGTCCGCATTGCCAATCTTGTCTATCGTAAAATCAATGGTTTGTTTTAAGCCGCGGTAAATGTCCTGCGCACGGCCCCAAAAAGAAAGTTGCAGGCAAAAGCAAAGAGCCGGAACAACGCAATATTTTTTCATACTCATTACCGTAAGGATTTAAGAATGTCGAGAAGGATGGATTGGTACTTCGGGTCTGCGGTGGTATAAGCAGCAACGGCAATGCCCACCACACCGCTGCCGGTTGCTTTCAACGCCGCGGTCCAGTTAAAAGCGTTGCCGTTTGAGTACGTTGTTTGCCCGTTAAAAAGCGAATACCCGTTGTAAGCCTGTCCGGTATTGGTGTATTGCGACGTACCCTGGTAGCTTTCGGCGTATTGCTTTATCGTTACGATAGCCTGTTCTGGGTCGGTATAGCCGTCGAACTGATAAACGATCACTGAAGCCATGTTGCTTTTATCTGCAATGAGTTGTTTCATTTGCGGCATGGATTCAGAGGACCTCGGCGCAGGTATCCAGGTATTGGGATAAGAAAAGCTTACCGCATCCTGGTAAAGATTATAACCGGTTGCATCGTTTCCGCTGCCGCTTCCGTAATTAGCATCAAAAACCTGTGTGATTTCATCAATCTTCTGCCGTAAAAACGAGTCGTCTTTCAATTCCATTGCTACCGCGCCTTTGTTGATGGCATCGCGTACATCCAGCAATTGATAACGATCGTCGCCTGCGGCCACAGCCTGGAAAAACGTTTGAAGATTTTTCATGCCTTCGCGGTAAGCCTCGTCGGTATTCATGCTGCCGCCGATGCCTTCGCCGCCAATGCCGGTGGATTCAATGGCGTAATAATGACCGTTCATTTTAAAACCCGGGTAAGCATGGCCGGGAATAAAATAAATAACCGGGTTCATTCCCGCATCGGCCATAATGCTTGCGTACAAAAGAGAAAGTTCGATGCACAAGCCTGTTTTGCCGGTCACCACTTCACGCGGCAGACGAATACTTTGGTGCATGGTGGTAATGTCGTCCAGTCTTTCCGGAACGCCGCTGGTGCCGCTGTAAACCATGTGGCTCATCAGCGTTGCCAAATAAATTCCTTCCATAAACCGCACGCCTTCCTCTTCTTTGTTTCCTACGGCTGCGGTTTCGCCTTTCAAAATCTTTTCTTGTATTTTTTGCGTGTAGTATTTTATGATGGGATCTTCGGGAGTAACAAAACAAGTCAGCAGGTTGGCGTTGTCAAAAACATCCGCAGACGTGCGGATTTCATTTGCGGGAACACAGGTGTACAAAAAATCGTTGCGGCCCTGTATTTCGATGGCAAAACTCTGGTCAATATCGCTGATGTTGGCGCCCTTGATTTTGATGTTGACTTTTTCTTCGGACGTCGTTGTTTTCTCGACAATTTTATCGGCGAAAGAAGGATAGCAATTAACCACCGCCGATTGGCCGGGTTCAAGAGAAGGAATTTTCATTACCGAAGTCCATTCGATGTAATTGGGTATTTGAAACGAAACGTCAACGTCGCGGGCCGACCTGTTGCTGTTGTTCGTCACCAGCATTTTAAAAAGACTGTATTTGCCGTAGAGCGCATTTTCGTTGCTGTACACTTTGTACAGCGCAGGCATGATGGCCGGCTGGTGTTCAATCTTCATGTCCAGTTGAACCGGGGAAACAAGGCCTGTAAGCGGATGACGAAACGACAAAAGCAAGCCTGCGATAATGAGAAGCAGCGGCAAGAACTGTTTTGACGTTTTTAATTTCGATTGTCCTGTGTCCATACAATAAAATTTTGGAGAACGATGAACAATTGAACGCTGTCTTTTGGGTGCGAAGTTGATAAGGCGCGGACGGGATCGGAATAAACGAAGGAGAATAAACTGAATGTCTTTTACCCGGCTTTGAAGAATGCCTTGCTAATGAAACGATTCAAAGGTATAGCATAAGTTGTGCACGCAACACAGCGCTTTTCAACAAAAAATCCCGCACCGGCGTGCTTGAACCGCAATGAAGGAGCTATGCAGAAGCTCTCGCTGTGAACCTTGTGTTCACTGTGTCTTCGTGATTCAAAAAGCCATACGAAAACTCACTCATCAAACAGTTGAAACACTAACAACATCTTTTGCTTCGTCATTTCTTTAAAGCAGGCAAGGCATTCAGCTTAATCACACGTACATAATCGAGCATGGCCTCGTTAATCTCTTCGTTCATGTTTTGGTTTGCCGGCAGATAACGCAACGTGAAATTGTTTTTTCCCTTGATCAAATAGACTTTGAGGCTGTTGCTGAATCCCCAGTTCGACCACTCGGCCGTACCGCGTTGCGGAAACACAAACACACCCGTTTTTTTATCGTTGACAAAGGCCGTGCGAATGGCGCATTTGTTTTCGGTGTTGATTGGCCCGTTGCCGTTTGCGTACTTTACGTCAATCAAATAAAAACCGTCTTCGCTAACGTTGATTGGAACCACAACGGTTGTGTTTTTTGTGGTGCTGATTTCTGTAAAGCCTGTACCCGAAAAACCTTTGTACGCCGCATCAGACTTTGGTGAAAAATCCTCGACCTCAATTGATTTAATTGCAGATGCAGGAGTAACGCTTACGGGTTCGCTGGCGAAAGATTCCATACCGGCCTTATCTACTGCAATCACGCTGTATTCCGCATAGCTTTTATCGTTTGCGGCAAAACGGTTTGCCGTTGTGCTGGTGAACAATGTGCCGTTGCGAACAATTTTATAGTTCACTGCGCCGTCAATTTTTTCCCACGACAACATACCCGCTGCTTCGTTTACAACCGGCGCTGGCAATGACGTGTGGTTGGCAACGTTGTTTGTGGCTGAAGGCGCAAGGTCGTTGTTTGCCAATTCAATTTTTAGGGCGTGAACTCCATTTAAACTTGCCGAAAAACTATGCGTCTCCATCAACTTCCCGTCTAGCCAAAAGCTTTTTATTTTATTGCCATAGCCGCTCATTTCAATGTTTAACAAGGCATCGCGATACTTAAAATTGGCAAGGCTTCGCTTGCCGTTGAATGCTTTCGGCACGAAGGGTTCAAAGCCCAAACCGTCTTCCTTAAAACGAATGCCGAAGAAAACTTTGTGTACGATGCTGATGTTGCCCGAAAGGCTCCAAAGCATGTTGCTCGAATTGATTTGCGTGCCCAAAAAGTCGCCGTTGTCGGCTACAAAATTTTCCTTATTGGTAAGAAACATCGCCGCCGGACGATAGATGCTGGCAATGCTTTGCATCACGGAACTTTCGTTGCCGCTTTTTGCCGATGCCCACAACCAATAGCTTTGTACGAAAGGCCATACTGCGTTGTTGTGGTAGGGCGGAATGTCGGGTATTTGCGGATAGATGCAGGGAATGCCGAAATCAAGCTGCGGTGTGCTGCTGATGATTTTTGTTTGTTGCTTTTCATCGGCGATGCCAAACAAAACGCACAAGGCTTCGCCCAATGCTTCTGATTTTGGCGAAAGAAATAAGTCAGTTTTTCCGTACAAATATTGGCCGTAATAATTTTTGGCCGGCATCCACAAATATTTGTTTATGCCCGTTTTAATTTTTTCGGCTGCGTTCAAAAAAGAAGTTGCCTCCGCCTCCTTGTGAAGCAGACGGGCCATTTTTGCGGCCACAATGTTTGCTTGAAAATGCACCGCGTTTGTGCCCAAATTTTCCGAGTTGTAAATGTCCGCGGGTTGCATCCATTTGGGATAGGTTTGTTCGCGCCAGTCCAAGAAAGAAGACTCGCCTTTTACCAAACCCGTTTCGCCGTCGTACAAGTTTTGATAATCATCTTCCAAAGAATTTTTAATGATCGTGTATGCTTCCTGCAACCAATCTTTCTCGCCGGTGGCTTTGTACAATTCGTAAGCGGCAACGGCCCAGATCATTCTGTCGGATGATACCGGCCAGGCGCCGCCCGTGCCCGTGTCCTGAATGATTTTTTTCTTCTTGTTTACTTTTCGGAGCAAACTGTTTTTGGCCACATGCGGTTGCAGATAAGCCATTGAAAGAATGATGCTGTAACTGATGTCGCGAGTCCACACGCCGGCCCATTCTTTCCCCGTTCGAAACGTGCTGTCGGGCTCAACGGCCTTTATCATTTCTTCCAGCGACATGTTGTAAACCGCATCGGACAGAACGTAGCTCGATTTGTATTTCGGAAAAGCCGTTGCATCTTTCGTCATCTTCCAGCTCGCCGCCGTTTGCGGCGCATCGTCGGCTTTGTTCAACACAATTTCGGTTTCGTAAATGCCGTCGCCATCAGGGTCTTTTAATTGCAGTTCGGGGCGTTGGTGCAGGTTGTTGAAATCCCAAATTAGCGGCGCTGCATTTCCCGCCACGTACACGGCTTTGAAATCGTCTTTGTAAAGCTTGTCGCCGTTGAACAATGTGTAATAGCCTTCTTTTTTAAACGCCGCAAAAACGTCGCGCAGGTCAAGTCTTATTTTCAGTTTCGTGTTGGGTGATAAATAGCCTTCCTTTTTTGCGTTGTCAGTTTTCAACTGCTCGCCAAATTTTATCAGCGGTGTTTCGTGCGCACTTCCACCAGTCAAATTAATGTGATGATCAACGCCTGATTTCATTTCGTTATCCTTGCCGTTGATGCTGAACTTAAACGCAATGACCGAAGACTTAAACAGGTTTGCCGGGCTTTTGTAGTCCGAGATCATTTCGGTGGGCGAAAGTGCCTTTGCGGTGTATTTTCCCTGCTGCACAATTCTATCGGCGAAGACGCTGAACTGATTGTTTTGCCAAAGCAGCTTTGTGGTTTGCTGTGCGTTCATTGTATGGAATAAAAAGAAACAGGCAAGGAGTAACGGGTTTTGTTTCATATAACAAGGTTGACAACTCAAACCTACAAAAAGAGTGAATGACAACGCATTATTACACGGCCGTATGAACGGTTTGAAAACATGAGAAGAATTGGGGAAAAGGTCTACCAGGTTTGCAAACAAGACCTTTGTTTGTTGCGCTTTCACTTTTCTTATACAGGCGTTCCTTCAACAAACGATTTCCCTTTGGCAACTGTTGTTCCTTGATTTGTGAGGTACTGTTTTTGTTGCTTTGAAAATATGGACAGCATTAACAAACAACAGCCCGAAGACAATTACGAAGATTTGCGGGGAGAAGCAGCGCAGAAAAAAATAAAAACGCTTACCGGCAAAGCTTCGACTTGTTTTTTTTGCACCAACATTCAAAGCGGGAAGCCGTTTGCTACAAGGCCCATGTCGGTGCGGCAGTTTGACGACGAAGGCAACCTTTGGTTCCTGAGTGCCAAAGACAGCCACAAGAACCTGGAGATTTCCGCAGATCATTCGGTGCAACTGCTTTTTCAGGGTTCCGATTATTCCGATTTTCTTCAATTGTACGGCAAGGCGTTTATCATTGAAGACAAAGAGAAAATCAAAGAGTTGTGGGAACCAATATTAAAAACGTGGTTCACCAAAGGCGTGGATGACCCGCGCATTTCGGCCATAAAATTTGAGCCGATGGAAGGCTATTATTGGGACACGAAACACAACATGATGGTGGGCATGGTAAAAAGGCTGGCCGGTGCAATCGTTGGTAAAACGCTGGACGATTCCATTGAAGGAAAAATAAAAGTTTAGCCGAGTTGATTTTTTTTGGATTCCAAACACACGGCCTTAGAACCGAATGTTCACCACATTTCCCGTTCGCAAAAAGGTTAAGGGTTGCGTCACGATTGCCTCTACCCGTTTGCCGTCAATTGTCGCAGGCTTCCACCGGGGCATGCGTTTGAGGATGCGCAGCAATTCGTTGTCAAACACATTGCCCGCAGAATGTTTTATTTGCAGATCATCTACCAGTCCATCAGCGTTCACCACAAATTGAACGACGGCAAATTTTCTTTCAGCACCTGTTAACGGGAGCGATGATTTTAGGTTGCGATTTAAAAAACCCAGCAGCACGGCTTTGCCGCCCGGAAAGCCTGGCGTATGCTTTAGTGAGAGAAGGTTTGCTTTCTTCAACTCATTCAGAAAAGCTGTGCTTAATTCTTTCAAGCCTCCGGCTGTTTCTTTCTCCAGGTAAACGTCGTTATATCCTTCGGCCGAATACTTGCGCAATGCCTGCAAATTGTGCCGGCTTAAAATTTCCAAATCATCCTGCGTCAGTTGATATTCGTGGTTGTAACTGTTGTCTTTTCGTTCGAAGTTTTGCACCGCCGTTGATTTGACCGTTACCGTGCTGTCATCATCCAACAAAAAAATCAAGGCGTCGCCGGCAATGACGGTATTGGCACTGGTGCCCGAACCGCTTAACCAAAGTGAATATGCCGATCCCGCTGCGCTTAGTGCAACGTTCATTTTACTACCGGGAGCGGACTTTAAGTTTACCGGTGCTGTTTCAATGTGCCAGCGTTTTTCTGCCGCATTGTATTCGCTTCGTTTTATTTTTTGCCCTTCGGAGAGTAAAGGAAGGAAAAGAAGGAAAAGAAAATATTTCGCAATGGAGGAGGCACGGGCATCCGTACTTCCGTTGCGTTGATAAAAAAGAAAAAGAGGTCTGATTCGGTTCATTTGAAGGGTATCATTCTGTTGGCGCATTTGCCTTTCTGGGTTAAAGGTTCCGCACTTTAAAGAGATAAATTAATACCAGGGCACCGTTGTTTTCAGTTCGCGGTTGATGGCGCCTCTGAGCACAAAAGTAAGCTCAAAGGCATTGCGCACTTGAGAACCCGCCTTTAACGATGACACGGTGTAATCGTACGAAAGGCCTACCTGGAGATCGTTGCGCCGGAAACCAATGTACGGGATTGCGGCGTCATTGATGCGATACCACATCCCGCCGAGCAGTTCATTTCTTTCTTCTTCGGTCAACGGAATACCGTAGGCCGCACCGGCCGTTATCTCGTTTGCGTTGGCCTGGTACATGGCGGTAAGAGAAAGGTAAAGATTGCCACCCGGTCCAAAAGAAAACTGCGAGCCACCCTGGAATGCAAAGCGTGTTGGCATCGAAAACTCTTCGGTCAATACATTCTCCTTATGCTGAAGAATATTATACACCGAAATGCCACCAAAATAAGCGTTGGCGCCAACGGTGCGGCTGTATAAAAGGCCTGCGTTCACGTCAAAAAAAGACCGGCTGTTTGCGTTCAGTGGCTCGCCTACGGGCAAAGAGCCGTCGAAACCACCTGGCCCAAACTGGTTTTCAAAAGAAAGCTTTGAGTAGTCGTAACGCCGTTGATGATAAGCAGCCTGCACGCCGACTCCGAAGCTGTTTTCGCCGTAAGGGTCAAGGCCTACGTGATAAGCTGCACTCAGGCCGACACTGTTTGTTTGCACCGCACCGCCCAGCGAATGATCGTTCATGATGTAAAGGCCTATACCCGCTTTGTGGCCTTCCGGCAAACTGTTGCGCAGCGGATTAACTTCGGCTGAAATATAACCGGTGAAGTACGGACTGCCCCCCGACAAACCCTGCGAACGAATGTTGGAAGCAAAGCGGTAACCTCCATCCATAGAGCCGGTATTGGCAGGATTGGTTAAAAGCGGCGTGGAAAAAAATTGCGAGAAGTGATAGGACTGCGACCAAACCACTTCAGCCGCTATCAACAAACACAAACCGAGGATGCACTTTTTCATGGTAAAGAGTTATCTGATCAAAACGCTTCTGCCGCTTGCCTTAATGATTTCACCGTTCTTGCCTACGGCCTCTAAAATCCAGGAATAGGTTTCTGCCGGCTGCGGCACACCGTCTTTGTTTCCGTCCCAGCCTTTGCCTGGCGTAGCGGTTTCAAACACCTGTTGCCCCCAGCGGTTGTAAACTTTGAAATAATGCAGAGAAGTGACGTTGTAAAAAATGGGCCGCAATACATCATTAACACCGTTGCGGTTCGGTGTGAAGGCGGTTGGCACAAGTGCTCTCGCATCAGCTATCGGCGTGCACGGTTTAAATTCAATCTTCACCGTGTTGGAGGCTTTCACCGCACAAGTACCGTCGTCAATGTAAACAGAATAAATACCCGATTGCTTTGTCTGATAACTAACCGAAGTAGCGCCGGTAATCAAAGTATCGTTCCGGTACCATTGGTAAGCCCTTCCACCGCTTGCGGTTAACGGAAGTGAATCGGTAATGCAGGCGAGTGTTCTTGTAGCTGTAATGCTGCCGGGGAAAACCGTTTGCGCTGTTACTTGTACAGATTTAATGCTTGTGCATCCGCCGGCATTGGTTGCCTTAATGTAGTAGGTGCCTACCGAAACCGCACCCGGTGATTGTACGGCTGTCGTAGTGTTTGCATCAGTCCAGTAACTGTACTGTAAGCCTGCGTCGGAACCGGCCGTAATTGTCGGAGATTGCAAGTTAACCGTAGCGTTAGGACAAATCTTCGGCGGATTGGTAATAACAAGATTCGGGACGGTTGCTGATTGCGTGATTGTAAACGCAACGTCAACAACGCAACCGGCATTGTCCTTTACCGTTATTTTATGCGATCCCGCTGTAAGATTCCCAAAGGTGTTAGCCGTTTGAAACGAGCCGTTGTCAAGACTGTACGTATAGCCCGGCGCACCTCCCGTAGCTTGCACAGTCACAGAACCGTTCGGCTGCCCGCAGAAAGCATTCGTAACACTGGCTGTTGCAGCAAGCGTAGAAGCAACTTGCGTGATATTGAAGTTCACCTCGAACGTACAGCCGCCGGCATCTTTTACCGTCACCTTATGCGCACCCAAAGAAAGGCTTGAAAAACTGTTGCCCGATTGATAGGTGCCGCCATCCAAACTGTATTGATACGGTGATGTGCCGCCACCGGCTGTAACGCTAACCGATCCCGAAGCCTGCGTGCACGTAATGTTGGTGGTTGCGGCAGAGGCCTGCAGAGTGGATGTAAAGGAAGCTATCACCACTGAAGACGGATTGCTTTTGCAACCGCCTGCGTCCTTCACAACGATTTGATACGTTCCTGCGGACAGTCCTGTAAAGGTGTTTGCTGTTTGAAAGCTTACCCCGTTATCTTTTGAATACGTATAGCCGCTACCACTGCCGCCCGTCGGGGTGTTAACCGTTATGGTTCCCGTGGATGATGCACAGGAAGGATTGGTGCTGGCGATGGAAAAAGTAATGGACGTACTTGGCGCAACAACCACCGTATTGCTTGCCGGAGCGCTGCAGCCGCCGTTAAAAAGGATGACGCTGTATGTACCTGTTTGCGTAGCAGTATAGATTGCGGTCGTTGCCCCGGTAATCAACACGCCGTCTTTGTACCACTGGTAAGACACGCCGCCAGTGGCAGTAAGCACAACGCTGTTGCCGGAACAAAGAGAGGCCGAAGCCGGTGTAATGGAGCCTGCAGGCGCGGTGCCCTGCGTTACAACAGCCGTGTTGGTCGAGCTGCCTCTGCAAGTTCCTAAAATAATATCCACGGTGTAGTTTCCTGTTTGGATAGCTGCATAAGTAGCCGCTGTAACGCCAACGAGCAACACGCCGTCTTTGTACCATTGGTAAGAATTGCCGCCGGTTGCGGTTAGCGTTACCGAACCGCCGGGACACAAGGTGCTGTTGGCAGGAGAAATAAGTCCGGAAGGCGTTGTAACCACCGTAACCACGCTTTCGTTTGATGATTTTCCCTTACAGCCGCTAACATCAAAAATATCGGCAGCATACCGGCCGCTTTGCGTGGCAGTGTAGGTTGAAGAAAAAGCATTGTTGATGGCAACACCGTCTTTATACCATTGGTAATTGGCGCCGCCGGTTGCGGTTAGGGTTACGGAGCTACCTGCACAAACCGTGGCCGTAGCCGGCGAAATAGAACCTGTGGGCAAGGGTAAAATGCTCACCGTTGCTGTATTAGAGGCACGGCCCCTACACCCGGTGCCGCTAATGATGTCAACCGTATAAGCACCGCCCTGGATCGCATTATAAGTAGAAGCGGTGGCACCGCCTATGCTTACGTTGTCTTTGTACCATTGGTAAGTTGCGCCTCCGCTTACGGAAAGTACCTGGCTGCTTCCAAAACAGATGGATGCCGAACCCGGAGTGATCGTTCCAGCAGGCAACGCTTCTACGGTCACCACCGCAGTATCTGATGCAGGAGCACTGCA
Coding sequences within:
- a CDS encoding alpha-L-rhamnosidase-related protein — encoded protein: MKQNPLLLACFFLFHTMNAQQTTKLLWQNNQFSVFADRIVQQGKYTAKALSPTEMISDYKSPANLFKSSVIAFKFSINGKDNEMKSGVDHHINLTGGSAHETPLIKFGEQLKTDNAKKEGYLSPNTKLKIRLDLRDVFAAFKKEGYYTLFNGDKLYKDDFKAVYVAGNAAPLIWDFNNLHQRPELQLKDPDGDGIYETEIVLNKADDAPQTAASWKMTKDATAFPKYKSSYVLSDAVYNMSLEEMIKAVEPDSTFRTGKEWAGVWTRDISYSIILSMAYLQPHVAKNSLLRKVNKKKKIIQDTGTGGAWPVSSDRMIWAVAAYELYKATGEKDWLQEAYTIIKNSLEDDYQNLYDGETGLVKGESSFLDWREQTYPKWMQPADIYNSENLGTNAVHFQANIVAAKMARLLHKEAEATSFLNAAEKIKTGINKYLWMPAKNYYGQYLYGKTDLFLSPKSEALGEALCVLFGIADEKQQTKIISSTPQLDFGIPCIYPQIPDIPPYHNNAVWPFVQSYWLWASAKSGNESSVMQSIASIYRPAAMFLTNKENFVADNGDFLGTQINSSNMLWSLSGNISIVHKVFFGIRFKEDGLGFEPFVPKAFNGKRSLANFKYRDALLNIEMSGYGNKIKSFWLDGKLMETHSFSASLNGVHALKIELANNDLAPSATNNVANHTSLPAPVVNEAAGMLSWEKIDGAVNYKIVRNGTLFTSTTANRFAANDKSYAEYSVIAVDKAGMESFASEPVSVTPASAIKSIEVEDFSPKSDAAYKGFSGTGFTEISTTKNTTVVVPINVSEDGFYLIDVKYANGNGPINTENKCAIRTAFVNDKKTGVFVFPQRGTAEWSNWGFSNSLKVYLIKGKNNFTLRYLPANQNMNEEINEAMLDYVRVIKLNALPALKK
- a CDS encoding energy transducer TonB; translation: MNRIRPLFLFYQRNGSTDARASSIAKYFLFLLFLPLLSEGQKIKRSEYNAAEKRWHIETAPVNLKSAPGSKMNVALSAAGSAYSLWLSGSGTSANTVIAGDALIFLLDDDSTVTVKSTAVQNFERKDNSYNHEYQLTQDDLEILSRHNLQALRKYSAEGYNDVYLEKETAGGLKELSTAFLNELKKANLLSLKHTPGFPGGKAVLLGFLNRNLKSSLPLTGAERKFAVVQFVVNADGLVDDLQIKHSAGNVFDNELLRILKRMPRWKPATIDGKRVEAIVTQPLTFLRTGNVVNIRF
- a CDS encoding pyridoxamine 5'-phosphate oxidase family protein; this encodes MDSINKQQPEDNYEDLRGEAAQKKIKTLTGKASTCFFCTNIQSGKPFATRPMSVRQFDDEGNLWFLSAKDSHKNLEISADHSVQLLFQGSDYSDFLQLYGKAFIIEDKEKIKELWEPILKTWFTKGVDDPRISAIKFEPMEGYYWDTKHNMMVGMVKRLAGAIVGKTLDDSIEGKIKV
- a CDS encoding PorP/SprF family type IX secretion system membrane protein: MKKCILGLCLLIAAEVVWSQSYHFSQFFSTPLLTNPANTGSMDGGYRFASNIRSQGLSGGSPYFTGYISAEVNPLRNSLPEGHKAGIGLYIMNDHSLGGAVQTNSVGLSAAYHVGLDPYGENSFGVGVQAAYHQRRYDYSKLSFENQFGPGGFDGSLPVGEPLNANSRSFFDVNAGLLYSRTVGANAYFGGISVYNILQHKENVLTEEFSMPTRFAFQGGSQFSFGPGGNLYLSLTAMYQANANEITAGAAYGIPLTEEERNELLGGMWYRINDAAIPYIGFRRNDLQVGLSYDYTVSSLKAGSQVRNAFELTFVLRGAINRELKTTVPWY
- a CDS encoding T9SS type B sorting domain-containing protein, whose protein sequence is MFLVNRKEKPWPFSRPLLPRLVTFFGILLFIFFSLTTNAQCIQNNVITLSQAVCAGTVGYLQGSTPTVGGNGTISYQWEANPNNCTGNGGYSPIPGAIAKDYAVPSSADPNLCYRRIVTFGNCTDNSNGIRVDIPDRTTPSPPTATVVQPNCVLATGSINVTSPAPATGITYSVNGTTYQTSNNFTGLAPGAYSVTAKFPSGCVSPTLSVSLSTPIPTGSISPSAATICSGGTQVLTLSGGNTYQWYRNGVLIPSATSSTYNATQAGTYTATIINGVCAGPATNSAVITVVPLPSGTVSPAVASICAGNSVALTATGGGTYQWFRNGSLINDATAATYIASQQGSYSVIISNGVCSAPASDTAVVTVEALPAGTITPGSASICFGSSQVLSVSGGATYQWYKDNVSIGGATASTYNAIQGGAYTVDIISGTGCRGRASNTATVSILPLPTGSISPATATVCAGSSVTLTATGGANYQWYKDGVAINNAFSSTYTATQSGRYAADIFDVSGCKGKSSNESVVTVVTTPSGLISPANSTLCPGGSVTLTATGGNSYQWYKDGVLLVGVTAATYAAIQTGNYTVDIILGTCRGSSTNTAVVTQGTAPAGSITPASASLCSGNSVVLTATGGVSYQWYKDGVLITGATTAIYTATQTGTYSVILFNGGCSAPASNTVVVAPSTSITFSIASTNPSCASSTGTITVNTPTGGSGSGYTYSKDNGVSFQTANTFTGLSAGTYQIVVKDAGGCKSNPSSVVIASFTSTLQASAATTNITCTQASGSVSVTAGGGTSPYQYSLDGGTYQSGNSFSSLSLGAHKVTVKDAGGCTFEVNFNITQVASTLAATASVTNAFCGQPNGSVTVQATGGAPGYTYSLDNGSFQTANTFGNLTAGSHKITVKDNAGCVVDVAFTITQSATVPNLVITNPPKICPNATVNLQSPTITAGSDAGLQYSYWTDANTTTAVQSPGAVSVGTYYIKATNAGGCTSIKSVQVTAQTVFPGSITATRTLACITDSLPLTASGGRAYQWYRNDTLITGATSVSYQTKQSGIYSVYIDDGTCAVKASNTVKIEFKPCTPIADARALVPTAFTPNRNGVNDVLRPIFYNVTSLHYFKVYNRWGQQVFETATPGKGWDGNKDGVPQPAETYSWILEAVGKNGEIIKASGRSVLIR